A single window of Larimichthys crocea isolate SSNF chromosome XII, L_crocea_2.0, whole genome shotgun sequence DNA harbors:
- the si:dkeyp-72e1.9 gene encoding syntaxin-binding protein 4 isoform X4 — translation MPTFSVMYKGAVIISRTLMGPYGVDRAVHSMEFTDCENGLGIKVIGGVKELTGEEFGVYVKRILPGGLASSDGNLMPGDQILEVNGDSLVGVTSERAVDVLRAASATNHMRLLIARDEEAKKEFAELLEKYGSNGSTGSTRNSPIQQGGRYLDSTSSGSSSRSQSPLLLSPAGSQNMYNNSGPMLRSLSHPGEGVIQLISVARSSSLGITIGGGSNRPDGPAVFIQEVLSGGDCHRDGRLRPGDQLIAINKESLIGVTYEEAKSMLNKVKFSQDSAVEIAFIPGKGLFPSSTSLHNGIQRATGNNHNSGRLKVHIRSPEICTEEPAPVSSSSPDICPPDIHISGSTSQRSPTGTKPKITLDPYIRLKSDKLDLALSFLGLDVTEEKRKKLRQSLTTDPQGTVAYGDFVEATRSIFQENLEELGLGAGPFMFSYHEAASLMDTSAFHSPTYESECSYSSEEMEQFQTEVKQLQTQMKQLKVMLKDMEHSKKTLEEELQKTSEKACLTVEENTRLKSRLQAAEAEVGQRQASGAEQDYEEVIQLLEAEIRDLKNQLASKRQTRGAEATKEEVHELNRRLTTIDCQLRKSELSRKHLEISNKKLLGFAQNVHKVLTTTSLFGEGGSNRSSPATDSPDTPSPLPDPTFQLAVEAKELVAGVCNLSTDDKASESVLEAASVPDVSPHHL, via the exons GACACTAATGGGTCCATACGGAGTAGATCGAGCTGTTCATTCTATGGAGTTTACAGACTGTGAGAATGGCTTGG GAATTAAGGTGATCGGTGGTGTGAAGGAGTTGACTGGAGAGGAGTTTGGAGTCTACGTCAAACGGATTTTACCTGGTGGCCTTGCTTCAAGCGATG GAAACCTAATGCCAGGGGACCAGATCTTGGAGGTGAACGGGGACAGTCTTGTTGGAGTCACAAGTGAAAG agCTGTGGACGTCTTGAGAGCAGCTTCGGCAACCAATCACATGCGCCTTCTCATAGCGAGAGATGAGGAAGCAAA AAAAGAATTCGCTGAGTTGTTGGAGAAGTATGGATCCAATGGTAGCACAGGATCGACACGCAACTCTCCCATCCAGCAAG GAGGCCGCTACCTGGATAGTACATCATCTGGTTCTTCATCTCGCTCCCAGAGTCCTTTGTTGTTGAGCCCAGCAGGCTCTCAGAATATGTACAACAACAGTGGGCCCATGCTGCGCTCCCTCAG tcatccaggtgaAGGAGTGATTCAGCTCATTTCAGTGGCACGATCCAGCAGTTTGGGCATCACCATCGGTGGAGGTTCCAACAGGCCTGATGGCCCTGCGGTCTTCATCCAGGAGGTGTTGTCTGGAGGAGACTGTCACCGG GATGGACGCCTGAGGCCTGGAGATCAACTCATTGCCATCAACAAAGAGTCATTAATAGGTGTGACCTACGAAGAGGCTAAAAGCATGCTGAACAAAGTCAAATTCAG tcaaGACAGTGCAGTGGAGATAGCCTTCATTCCAGGGAAAGGACTTTTTCCAAGCAGCACATCTCTCCACAACGGGATTCAGCGAGCCACAGGCAACAACCACAACTCTGGGCGCTTAAAAGTCCACATCAGATCACCTGAG atcTGTACAGAGGAGCCTGCCCCAGTGTCCTCATCTTCTCCTGACATCTGCCCACCAGATATTCATATTTCAG GTTCAACGAGCCAGAGGTCGCCAACAGGGACCAAACCTAAGATAACTCTGGATCCCTACATACGGCTCAAATCAGACAAATTAGACTTG GCTTTGTCCTTCCTCGGCTtggatgtcacagaggagaagaggaagaagctgagACAGAGTCTGACCACAGACCCACAAGGCACTGTGGCCTATGGAG ACTTCGTGGAGGCCACCAGGAGCATCTTCCAGGAGAACCTGGAGGAGCTGGGTTTGGGGGCGGGTCCCTTCATGTTCTCCTATCACGAAGCAGCCAGTTTGATGGACACGTCGGCCTTCCACTCCCCA ACATATGAATCAGAATGCAGCTACAGCAGTGAGGAGATGGAGCAGTTTCAGACAGAGGTGAAGCAGCTGCAAACCCAGATGAAGCAGCTCAAG GTGATGCTAAAGGACATGGAGCACAGCAAGAAAactctggaggaggagctgcagaagacGTCAGAG AAAGCATGtctgactgtggaggagaacACCCGTCTGAAGAGTCGTCTGCAGGCAGCCGAGGCCGAGGTGGGGCAGCGGCAGGCCAGCGGTGCAGAGCAGGACTACGAGGAGGTCATCCAGCTGCTGGAGGCTGAGATCAGAGACCTGAAGAACCAGCTGGCCAGTAAAAGGCAAACACGAGGAGCGGAGGCAACCAAG gaggAGGTGCATGAGCTGAACAGGAGGCTGACAACCATCGACTGCCAGCTGAGGAAGTCTGAGCTGAGCAGGAAACACCTGGAGATCTCCAACAAGAAACTCCTGGGCTTTGCACAG AACGTCCACAAAGTGCTGACAACAACCAGCCTGTTTGGAGAAGGCGG GAGCAACAGGTCGTCTCCAGCCACTGATAGCCCAGACACCCCGTCACCACTTCCTGATCCCACTTTCCAACTGGCTGTTGAGGCCAAAGAGCTGGTGGCAGGAGTCTGCAACCTCTCCACTGATGACAAAG
- the si:dkeyp-72e1.9 gene encoding syntaxin-binding protein 4 isoform X1, translating to MSLLKQRGRELERFDGLSLIYWTLMGPYGVDRAVHSMEFTDCENGLGIKVIGGVKELTGEEFGVYVKRILPGGLASSDGNLMPGDQILEVNGDSLVGVTSERAVDVLRAASATNHMRLLIARDEEAKKEFAELLEKYGSNGSTGSTRNSPIQQGGRYLDSTSSGSSSRSQSPLLLSPAGSQNMYNNSGPMLRSLSHPGEGVIQLISVARSSSLGITIGGGSNRPDGPAVFIQEVLSGGDCHRDGRLRPGDQLIAINKESLIGVTYEEAKSMLNKVKFSQDSAVEIAFIPGKGLFPSSTSLHNGIQRATGNNHNSGRLKVHIRSPEICTEEPAPVSSSSPDICPPDIHISGSTSQRSPTGTKPKITLDPYIRLKSDKLDLALSFLGLDVTEEKRKKLRQSLTTDPQGTVAYGDFVEATRSIFQENLEELGLGAGPFMFSYHEAASLMDTSAFHSPTYESECSYSSEEMEQFQTEVKQLQTQMKQLKVMLKDMEHSKKTLEEELQKTSEKACLTVEENTRLKSRLQAAEAEVGQRQASGAEQDYEEVIQLLEAEIRDLKNQLASKRQTRGAEATKEEVHELNRRLTTIDCQLRKSELSRKHLEISNKKLLGFAQNVHKVLTTTSLFGEGGSNRSSPATDSPDTPSPLPDPTFQLAVEAKELVAGVCNLSTDDKASESVLEAASVPDVSPHHL from the exons GACACTAATGGGTCCATACGGAGTAGATCGAGCTGTTCATTCTATGGAGTTTACAGACTGTGAGAATGGCTTGG GAATTAAGGTGATCGGTGGTGTGAAGGAGTTGACTGGAGAGGAGTTTGGAGTCTACGTCAAACGGATTTTACCTGGTGGCCTTGCTTCAAGCGATG GAAACCTAATGCCAGGGGACCAGATCTTGGAGGTGAACGGGGACAGTCTTGTTGGAGTCACAAGTGAAAG agCTGTGGACGTCTTGAGAGCAGCTTCGGCAACCAATCACATGCGCCTTCTCATAGCGAGAGATGAGGAAGCAAA AAAAGAATTCGCTGAGTTGTTGGAGAAGTATGGATCCAATGGTAGCACAGGATCGACACGCAACTCTCCCATCCAGCAAG GAGGCCGCTACCTGGATAGTACATCATCTGGTTCTTCATCTCGCTCCCAGAGTCCTTTGTTGTTGAGCCCAGCAGGCTCTCAGAATATGTACAACAACAGTGGGCCCATGCTGCGCTCCCTCAG tcatccaggtgaAGGAGTGATTCAGCTCATTTCAGTGGCACGATCCAGCAGTTTGGGCATCACCATCGGTGGAGGTTCCAACAGGCCTGATGGCCCTGCGGTCTTCATCCAGGAGGTGTTGTCTGGAGGAGACTGTCACCGG GATGGACGCCTGAGGCCTGGAGATCAACTCATTGCCATCAACAAAGAGTCATTAATAGGTGTGACCTACGAAGAGGCTAAAAGCATGCTGAACAAAGTCAAATTCAG tcaaGACAGTGCAGTGGAGATAGCCTTCATTCCAGGGAAAGGACTTTTTCCAAGCAGCACATCTCTCCACAACGGGATTCAGCGAGCCACAGGCAACAACCACAACTCTGGGCGCTTAAAAGTCCACATCAGATCACCTGAG atcTGTACAGAGGAGCCTGCCCCAGTGTCCTCATCTTCTCCTGACATCTGCCCACCAGATATTCATATTTCAG GTTCAACGAGCCAGAGGTCGCCAACAGGGACCAAACCTAAGATAACTCTGGATCCCTACATACGGCTCAAATCAGACAAATTAGACTTG GCTTTGTCCTTCCTCGGCTtggatgtcacagaggagaagaggaagaagctgagACAGAGTCTGACCACAGACCCACAAGGCACTGTGGCCTATGGAG ACTTCGTGGAGGCCACCAGGAGCATCTTCCAGGAGAACCTGGAGGAGCTGGGTTTGGGGGCGGGTCCCTTCATGTTCTCCTATCACGAAGCAGCCAGTTTGATGGACACGTCGGCCTTCCACTCCCCA ACATATGAATCAGAATGCAGCTACAGCAGTGAGGAGATGGAGCAGTTTCAGACAGAGGTGAAGCAGCTGCAAACCCAGATGAAGCAGCTCAAG GTGATGCTAAAGGACATGGAGCACAGCAAGAAAactctggaggaggagctgcagaagacGTCAGAG AAAGCATGtctgactgtggaggagaacACCCGTCTGAAGAGTCGTCTGCAGGCAGCCGAGGCCGAGGTGGGGCAGCGGCAGGCCAGCGGTGCAGAGCAGGACTACGAGGAGGTCATCCAGCTGCTGGAGGCTGAGATCAGAGACCTGAAGAACCAGCTGGCCAGTAAAAGGCAAACACGAGGAGCGGAGGCAACCAAG gaggAGGTGCATGAGCTGAACAGGAGGCTGACAACCATCGACTGCCAGCTGAGGAAGTCTGAGCTGAGCAGGAAACACCTGGAGATCTCCAACAAGAAACTCCTGGGCTTTGCACAG AACGTCCACAAAGTGCTGACAACAACCAGCCTGTTTGGAGAAGGCGG GAGCAACAGGTCGTCTCCAGCCACTGATAGCCCAGACACCCCGTCACCACTTCCTGATCCCACTTTCCAACTGGCTGTTGAGGCCAAAGAGCTGGTGGCAGGAGTCTGCAACCTCTCCACTGATGACAAAG
- the si:dkeyp-72e1.9 gene encoding syntaxin-binding protein 4 isoform X5: MNPTIKSRTLMGPYGVDRAVHSMEFTDCENGLGIKVIGGVKELTGEEFGVYVKRILPGGLASSDGNLMPGDQILEVNGDSLVGVTSERAVDVLRAASATNHMRLLIARDEEAKKEFAELLEKYGSNGSTGSTRNSPIQQGGRYLDSTSSGSSSRSQSPLLLSPAGSQNMYNNSGPMLRSLSHPGEGVIQLISVARSSSLGITIGGGSNRPDGPAVFIQEVLSGGDCHRDGRLRPGDQLIAINKESLIGVTYEEAKSMLNKVKFSQDSAVEIAFIPGKGLFPSSTSLHNGIQRATGNNHNSGRLKVHIRSPEICTEEPAPVSSSSPDICPPDIHISGSTSQRSPTGTKPKITLDPYIRLKSDKLDLALSFLGLDVTEEKRKKLRQSLTTDPQGTVAYGDFVEATRSIFQENLEELGLGAGPFMFSYHEAASLMDTSAFHSPTYESECSYSSEEMEQFQTEVKQLQTQMKQLKVMLKDMEHSKKTLEEELQKTSEKACLTVEENTRLKSRLQAAEAEVGQRQASGAEQDYEEVIQLLEAEIRDLKNQLASKRQTRGAEATKEEVHELNRRLTTIDCQLRKSELSRKHLEISNKKLLGFAQNVHKVLTTTSLFGEGGSNRSSPATDSPDTPSPLPDPTFQLAVEAKELVAGVCNLSTDDKASESVLEAASVPDVSPHHL, translated from the exons GACACTAATGGGTCCATACGGAGTAGATCGAGCTGTTCATTCTATGGAGTTTACAGACTGTGAGAATGGCTTGG GAATTAAGGTGATCGGTGGTGTGAAGGAGTTGACTGGAGAGGAGTTTGGAGTCTACGTCAAACGGATTTTACCTGGTGGCCTTGCTTCAAGCGATG GAAACCTAATGCCAGGGGACCAGATCTTGGAGGTGAACGGGGACAGTCTTGTTGGAGTCACAAGTGAAAG agCTGTGGACGTCTTGAGAGCAGCTTCGGCAACCAATCACATGCGCCTTCTCATAGCGAGAGATGAGGAAGCAAA AAAAGAATTCGCTGAGTTGTTGGAGAAGTATGGATCCAATGGTAGCACAGGATCGACACGCAACTCTCCCATCCAGCAAG GAGGCCGCTACCTGGATAGTACATCATCTGGTTCTTCATCTCGCTCCCAGAGTCCTTTGTTGTTGAGCCCAGCAGGCTCTCAGAATATGTACAACAACAGTGGGCCCATGCTGCGCTCCCTCAG tcatccaggtgaAGGAGTGATTCAGCTCATTTCAGTGGCACGATCCAGCAGTTTGGGCATCACCATCGGTGGAGGTTCCAACAGGCCTGATGGCCCTGCGGTCTTCATCCAGGAGGTGTTGTCTGGAGGAGACTGTCACCGG GATGGACGCCTGAGGCCTGGAGATCAACTCATTGCCATCAACAAAGAGTCATTAATAGGTGTGACCTACGAAGAGGCTAAAAGCATGCTGAACAAAGTCAAATTCAG tcaaGACAGTGCAGTGGAGATAGCCTTCATTCCAGGGAAAGGACTTTTTCCAAGCAGCACATCTCTCCACAACGGGATTCAGCGAGCCACAGGCAACAACCACAACTCTGGGCGCTTAAAAGTCCACATCAGATCACCTGAG atcTGTACAGAGGAGCCTGCCCCAGTGTCCTCATCTTCTCCTGACATCTGCCCACCAGATATTCATATTTCAG GTTCAACGAGCCAGAGGTCGCCAACAGGGACCAAACCTAAGATAACTCTGGATCCCTACATACGGCTCAAATCAGACAAATTAGACTTG GCTTTGTCCTTCCTCGGCTtggatgtcacagaggagaagaggaagaagctgagACAGAGTCTGACCACAGACCCACAAGGCACTGTGGCCTATGGAG ACTTCGTGGAGGCCACCAGGAGCATCTTCCAGGAGAACCTGGAGGAGCTGGGTTTGGGGGCGGGTCCCTTCATGTTCTCCTATCACGAAGCAGCCAGTTTGATGGACACGTCGGCCTTCCACTCCCCA ACATATGAATCAGAATGCAGCTACAGCAGTGAGGAGATGGAGCAGTTTCAGACAGAGGTGAAGCAGCTGCAAACCCAGATGAAGCAGCTCAAG GTGATGCTAAAGGACATGGAGCACAGCAAGAAAactctggaggaggagctgcagaagacGTCAGAG AAAGCATGtctgactgtggaggagaacACCCGTCTGAAGAGTCGTCTGCAGGCAGCCGAGGCCGAGGTGGGGCAGCGGCAGGCCAGCGGTGCAGAGCAGGACTACGAGGAGGTCATCCAGCTGCTGGAGGCTGAGATCAGAGACCTGAAGAACCAGCTGGCCAGTAAAAGGCAAACACGAGGAGCGGAGGCAACCAAG gaggAGGTGCATGAGCTGAACAGGAGGCTGACAACCATCGACTGCCAGCTGAGGAAGTCTGAGCTGAGCAGGAAACACCTGGAGATCTCCAACAAGAAACTCCTGGGCTTTGCACAG AACGTCCACAAAGTGCTGACAACAACCAGCCTGTTTGGAGAAGGCGG GAGCAACAGGTCGTCTCCAGCCACTGATAGCCCAGACACCCCGTCACCACTTCCTGATCCCACTTTCCAACTGGCTGTTGAGGCCAAAGAGCTGGTGGCAGGAGTCTGCAACCTCTCCACTGATGACAAAG
- the si:dkeyp-72e1.9 gene encoding syntaxin-binding protein 4 isoform X3: protein MSLLKQRGRELERFDGLSLIYWTLMGPYGVDRAVHSMEFTDCENGLGIKVIGGVKELTGEEFGVYVKRILPGGLASSDGNLMPGDQILEVNGDSLVGVTSERAVDVLRAASATNHMRLLIARDEEAKKEFAELLEKYGSNGSTGSTRNSPIQQGGRYLDSTSSGSSSRSQSPLLLSPAGSQNMYNNSGPMLRSLSHPGEGVIQLISVARSSSLGITIGGGSNRPDGPAVFIQEVLSGGDCHRDGRLRPGDQLIAINKESLIGVTYEEAKSMLNKVKFSQDSAVEIAFIPGKGLFPSSTSLHNGIQRATGNNHNSGRLKVHIRSPEICTEEPAPVSSSSPDICPPDIHISGSTSQRSPTGTKPKITLDPYIRLKSDKLDLALSFLGLDVTEEKRKKLRQSLTTDPQGTVAYGDFVEATRSIFQENLEELGLGAGPFMFSYHEAASLMDTSAFHSPTYESECSYSSEEMEQFQTEVKQLQTQMKQLKDMEHSKKTLEEELQKTSEKACLTVEENTRLKSRLQAAEAEVGQRQASGAEQDYEEVIQLLEAEIRDLKNQLASKRQTRGAEATKEEVHELNRRLTTIDCQLRKSELSRKHLEISNKKLLGFAQNVHKVLTTTSLFGEGGSNRSSPATDSPDTPSPLPDPTFQLAVEAKELVAGVCNLSTDDKASESVLEAASVPDVSPHHL, encoded by the exons GACACTAATGGGTCCATACGGAGTAGATCGAGCTGTTCATTCTATGGAGTTTACAGACTGTGAGAATGGCTTGG GAATTAAGGTGATCGGTGGTGTGAAGGAGTTGACTGGAGAGGAGTTTGGAGTCTACGTCAAACGGATTTTACCTGGTGGCCTTGCTTCAAGCGATG GAAACCTAATGCCAGGGGACCAGATCTTGGAGGTGAACGGGGACAGTCTTGTTGGAGTCACAAGTGAAAG agCTGTGGACGTCTTGAGAGCAGCTTCGGCAACCAATCACATGCGCCTTCTCATAGCGAGAGATGAGGAAGCAAA AAAAGAATTCGCTGAGTTGTTGGAGAAGTATGGATCCAATGGTAGCACAGGATCGACACGCAACTCTCCCATCCAGCAAG GAGGCCGCTACCTGGATAGTACATCATCTGGTTCTTCATCTCGCTCCCAGAGTCCTTTGTTGTTGAGCCCAGCAGGCTCTCAGAATATGTACAACAACAGTGGGCCCATGCTGCGCTCCCTCAG tcatccaggtgaAGGAGTGATTCAGCTCATTTCAGTGGCACGATCCAGCAGTTTGGGCATCACCATCGGTGGAGGTTCCAACAGGCCTGATGGCCCTGCGGTCTTCATCCAGGAGGTGTTGTCTGGAGGAGACTGTCACCGG GATGGACGCCTGAGGCCTGGAGATCAACTCATTGCCATCAACAAAGAGTCATTAATAGGTGTGACCTACGAAGAGGCTAAAAGCATGCTGAACAAAGTCAAATTCAG tcaaGACAGTGCAGTGGAGATAGCCTTCATTCCAGGGAAAGGACTTTTTCCAAGCAGCACATCTCTCCACAACGGGATTCAGCGAGCCACAGGCAACAACCACAACTCTGGGCGCTTAAAAGTCCACATCAGATCACCTGAG atcTGTACAGAGGAGCCTGCCCCAGTGTCCTCATCTTCTCCTGACATCTGCCCACCAGATATTCATATTTCAG GTTCAACGAGCCAGAGGTCGCCAACAGGGACCAAACCTAAGATAACTCTGGATCCCTACATACGGCTCAAATCAGACAAATTAGACTTG GCTTTGTCCTTCCTCGGCTtggatgtcacagaggagaagaggaagaagctgagACAGAGTCTGACCACAGACCCACAAGGCACTGTGGCCTATGGAG ACTTCGTGGAGGCCACCAGGAGCATCTTCCAGGAGAACCTGGAGGAGCTGGGTTTGGGGGCGGGTCCCTTCATGTTCTCCTATCACGAAGCAGCCAGTTTGATGGACACGTCGGCCTTCCACTCCCCA ACATATGAATCAGAATGCAGCTACAGCAGTGAGGAGATGGAGCAGTTTCAGACAGAGGTGAAGCAGCTGCAAACCCAGATGAAGCAGCTCAAG GACATGGAGCACAGCAAGAAAactctggaggaggagctgcagaagacGTCAGAG AAAGCATGtctgactgtggaggagaacACCCGTCTGAAGAGTCGTCTGCAGGCAGCCGAGGCCGAGGTGGGGCAGCGGCAGGCCAGCGGTGCAGAGCAGGACTACGAGGAGGTCATCCAGCTGCTGGAGGCTGAGATCAGAGACCTGAAGAACCAGCTGGCCAGTAAAAGGCAAACACGAGGAGCGGAGGCAACCAAG gaggAGGTGCATGAGCTGAACAGGAGGCTGACAACCATCGACTGCCAGCTGAGGAAGTCTGAGCTGAGCAGGAAACACCTGGAGATCTCCAACAAGAAACTCCTGGGCTTTGCACAG AACGTCCACAAAGTGCTGACAACAACCAGCCTGTTTGGAGAAGGCGG GAGCAACAGGTCGTCTCCAGCCACTGATAGCCCAGACACCCCGTCACCACTTCCTGATCCCACTTTCCAACTGGCTGTTGAGGCCAAAGAGCTGGTGGCAGGAGTCTGCAACCTCTCCACTGATGACAAAG
- the si:dkeyp-72e1.9 gene encoding syntaxin-binding protein 4 isoform X2, with product MSLLKQRGRELERFDGLSLIYWTLMGPYGVDRAVHSMEFTDCENGLGIKVIGGVKELTGEEFGVYVKRILPGGLASSDGNLMPGDQILEVNGDSLVGVTSERAVDVLRAASATNHMRLLIARDEEAKKEFAELLEKYGSNGSTGSTRNSPIQQGGRYLDSTSSGSSSRSQSPLLLSPAGSQNMYNNSGPMLRSLSHPGEGVIQLISVARSSSLGITIGGGSNRPDGPAVFIQEVLSGGDCHRDGRLRPGDQLIAINKESLIGVTYEEAKSMLNKVKFSQDSAVEIAFIPGKGLFPSSTSLHNGIQRATGNNHNSGRLKVHIRSPEICTEEPAPVSSSSPDICPPDIHISGSTSQRSPTGTKPKITLDPYIRLKSDKLDLALSFLGLDVTEEKRKKLRQSLTTDPQGTVAYGDFVEATRSIFQENLEELGLGAGPFMFSYHEAASLMDTSAFHSPTYESECSYSSEEMEQFQTEVKQLQTQMKQLKVMLKDMEHSKKTLEEELQKTSEKACLTVEENTRLKSRLQAAEAEVGQRQASGAEQDYEEVIQLLEAEIRDLKNQLASKRQTRGAEATKEVHELNRRLTTIDCQLRKSELSRKHLEISNKKLLGFAQNVHKVLTTTSLFGEGGSNRSSPATDSPDTPSPLPDPTFQLAVEAKELVAGVCNLSTDDKASESVLEAASVPDVSPHHL from the exons GACACTAATGGGTCCATACGGAGTAGATCGAGCTGTTCATTCTATGGAGTTTACAGACTGTGAGAATGGCTTGG GAATTAAGGTGATCGGTGGTGTGAAGGAGTTGACTGGAGAGGAGTTTGGAGTCTACGTCAAACGGATTTTACCTGGTGGCCTTGCTTCAAGCGATG GAAACCTAATGCCAGGGGACCAGATCTTGGAGGTGAACGGGGACAGTCTTGTTGGAGTCACAAGTGAAAG agCTGTGGACGTCTTGAGAGCAGCTTCGGCAACCAATCACATGCGCCTTCTCATAGCGAGAGATGAGGAAGCAAA AAAAGAATTCGCTGAGTTGTTGGAGAAGTATGGATCCAATGGTAGCACAGGATCGACACGCAACTCTCCCATCCAGCAAG GAGGCCGCTACCTGGATAGTACATCATCTGGTTCTTCATCTCGCTCCCAGAGTCCTTTGTTGTTGAGCCCAGCAGGCTCTCAGAATATGTACAACAACAGTGGGCCCATGCTGCGCTCCCTCAG tcatccaggtgaAGGAGTGATTCAGCTCATTTCAGTGGCACGATCCAGCAGTTTGGGCATCACCATCGGTGGAGGTTCCAACAGGCCTGATGGCCCTGCGGTCTTCATCCAGGAGGTGTTGTCTGGAGGAGACTGTCACCGG GATGGACGCCTGAGGCCTGGAGATCAACTCATTGCCATCAACAAAGAGTCATTAATAGGTGTGACCTACGAAGAGGCTAAAAGCATGCTGAACAAAGTCAAATTCAG tcaaGACAGTGCAGTGGAGATAGCCTTCATTCCAGGGAAAGGACTTTTTCCAAGCAGCACATCTCTCCACAACGGGATTCAGCGAGCCACAGGCAACAACCACAACTCTGGGCGCTTAAAAGTCCACATCAGATCACCTGAG atcTGTACAGAGGAGCCTGCCCCAGTGTCCTCATCTTCTCCTGACATCTGCCCACCAGATATTCATATTTCAG GTTCAACGAGCCAGAGGTCGCCAACAGGGACCAAACCTAAGATAACTCTGGATCCCTACATACGGCTCAAATCAGACAAATTAGACTTG GCTTTGTCCTTCCTCGGCTtggatgtcacagaggagaagaggaagaagctgagACAGAGTCTGACCACAGACCCACAAGGCACTGTGGCCTATGGAG ACTTCGTGGAGGCCACCAGGAGCATCTTCCAGGAGAACCTGGAGGAGCTGGGTTTGGGGGCGGGTCCCTTCATGTTCTCCTATCACGAAGCAGCCAGTTTGATGGACACGTCGGCCTTCCACTCCCCA ACATATGAATCAGAATGCAGCTACAGCAGTGAGGAGATGGAGCAGTTTCAGACAGAGGTGAAGCAGCTGCAAACCCAGATGAAGCAGCTCAAG GTGATGCTAAAGGACATGGAGCACAGCAAGAAAactctggaggaggagctgcagaagacGTCAGAG AAAGCATGtctgactgtggaggagaacACCCGTCTGAAGAGTCGTCTGCAGGCAGCCGAGGCCGAGGTGGGGCAGCGGCAGGCCAGCGGTGCAGAGCAGGACTACGAGGAGGTCATCCAGCTGCTGGAGGCTGAGATCAGAGACCTGAAGAACCAGCTGGCCAGTAAAAGGCAAACACGAGGAGCGGAGGCAACCAAG gAGGTGCATGAGCTGAACAGGAGGCTGACAACCATCGACTGCCAGCTGAGGAAGTCTGAGCTGAGCAGGAAACACCTGGAGATCTCCAACAAGAAACTCCTGGGCTTTGCACAG AACGTCCACAAAGTGCTGACAACAACCAGCCTGTTTGGAGAAGGCGG GAGCAACAGGTCGTCTCCAGCCACTGATAGCCCAGACACCCCGTCACCACTTCCTGATCCCACTTTCCAACTGGCTGTTGAGGCCAAAGAGCTGGTGGCAGGAGTCTGCAACCTCTCCACTGATGACAAAG